In Etheostoma spectabile isolate EspeVRDwgs_2016 chromosome 20, UIUC_Espe_1.0, whole genome shotgun sequence, the following are encoded in one genomic region:
- the ccr6b gene encoding C-C chemokine receptor type 6: protein MVNTLVTSLYEDYYTEEDEELCNLDPNPVEVITQTYIHSIICAFGLIGNALVIFTYIFYKRTKTMTDVYLYNVAVADLIFVLALPFIIYNEQHSWFMGLVACKILRAAYSVNLYSGMLLLACISGDRYIAIVWARKSFGARARTLTYSRLICSAVWLFSVVLTLPTLLYTERFEEQNLLKTGGVTVMCQLSFSKNETAKLVKVVVPSLQMAIGFLLPLLVMVFSYSSIVFTLLKAQSSQRHKAVRVILAVVVVFIVCHLPYNVALLDHTLSLFKQRGCEAERIKLQVLAISRSVAYLHCCLNPIIYAFIGVKFRSHFKQIILDLWCFSKKYIYNGHSSRGTSDVCISGRMSLDGSSNVASFSA from the coding sequence ATGGTTAACACGTTGGTCACGTCCCTCTATGAGGATTATTACACAGAAGAGGATGAGGAGCTCTGCAACCTCGACCCTAACCCCGTGGAGGTCATCACCCAAACATACATCCATTCCATCATCTGTGCCTTCGGCCTGATCGGCAACGCCCTTGTAATCTTCACCTACATATTCTACAAAAGAACCAAGACGATGACCGATGTCTATCTCTACAACGTCGCTGTGGCAGACCTGATCTTTGTGTTAGCTCTGCCGTTCATCATATACAACGAGCAGCACAGTTGGTTCATGGGCCTTGTGGCTTGCAAGATCCTGAGGGCAGCCTACAGTGTCAACCTCTACAGTGGCATGCTCCTGCTCGCGTGCATTAGTGGCGACCGTTACATTGCTATAGTTTGGGCGAGAAAATCCTTTGGTGCTCGCGCTCGCACCCTGACCTACAGCCGCCTCATCTGCTCAGCTGTTTGGCTGTTTTCTGTGGTTTTAACACTGCCCACGCTCCTCTACACTGAGCGCTTTGAAGAGCAGAATCTGCTGAAGACTGGGGGTGTCACTGTGATGTGTCAACTTTCTTTCAGCAAGAATGAGACCGCAAAGCTAGTGAAGGTGGTGGTTCCCAGCCTTCAAATGGCCATTGGCTTCTTGCTGCCTCTGTTGGTGATGGTGTTCAGCTACTCCAGCATCGTGTTCACCTTGCTGAAAGCGCAGAGTAGCCAGAGGCACAAGGCCGTCCGGGTGATTTTGGCGGTTGTTGTGGTTTTCATCGTGTGCCACCTTCCCTACAACGTGGCCCTGCTGGACCACACCTTGTCTCTTTTTAAGCAGCGAGGCTGTGAGGCAGAGAGGATTAAACTCCAGGTTCTGGCCATTTCCAGGAGCGTGGCCTACCTGCACTGCTGTCTCAATCCCATCATCTACGCCTTCATTGGGGTGAAGTTCAGGAGCCACTTCAAGCAAATAATATTGGACTTATGGTGCTTTAGCAAAAAGTACATCTACAATGGTCACTCGTCACGCGGGACATCAGATGTTTGCATCTCGGGCCGCATGTCTTTAGACGGCTCCAGCAACGTGGCATCATTCAGCGCATGA